The following proteins are encoded in a genomic region of Dialister hominis:
- a CDS encoding gp53-like domain-containing protein: MYTSSDGFGAVNFPLSYTQNCFGIYAMAQDTAETHEHVSYYQLGKSSCMFYTETNQSGGKSLHCLYFSVGY; encoded by the coding sequence ATCTACACGAGCAGTGATGGATTCGGAGCAGTTAATTTTCCTCTATCGTATACGCAAAATTGCTTTGGGATTTATGCCATGGCACAAGACACTGCAGAAACGCATGAACATGTTTCGTACTATCAATTGGGAAAATCTAGTTGTATGTTTTATACAGAAACAAATCAAAGCGGTGGGAAATCGCTGCATTGTTTATACTTTTCTGTCGGATATTAA
- a CDS encoding gp53-like domain-containing protein, with the protein MLTALPIAFNNNGYTLVATANGEVSNSGSIRVVKVLSQNQIQIISDGQPTESKGSYWIAIGK; encoded by the coding sequence ATGCTAACTGCTTTACCTATTGCTTTTAATAATAACGGATATACGTTAGTCGCCACTGCAAATGGCGAAGTTTCAAATTCTGGGTCTATCAGAGTAGTAAAAGTGCTATCTCAGAATCAAATCCAAATAATTAGCGATGGCCAGCCTACAGAGTCGAAGGGCAGTTATTGGATTGCTATAGGGAAATAG
- a CDS encoding tyrosine-type recombinase/integrase, translating into MRKPNGYGSIKKLSGNRRRPFVFVISVHGKQKPVEYFSTQVEAEIFQADYNKFHFHRSLPGHQITLAELYYRWLPAHTVNTAPSQSTLDSYTNSFKHLVPLHYEPFQSLKYADYQKILDSMRKSGLSYSSLKKVRSLISLLEKYAVKIELINKCYAPLLSIGKNKAVHPHHPFSRQKINRLWAHCDEPGVDTVLILLYTGMRVGEMLALQKNDVNLRQGYMRITKSKTVSGIRTIPIHHRIFPLITNRMKSIGVHLIADSKGKQYDYSRYCQLWRDVMHSIKADGHTTHDCRHTVATLLDNAGANETAKRRVLGHAGGDVTERVYTHKGLRQLRKCIELLK; encoded by the coding sequence ATGCGTAAACCAAATGGATATGGTTCAATCAAAAAGCTCTCCGGCAATCGGAGGAGGCCATTTGTATTTGTTATCAGCGTTCATGGGAAGCAAAAGCCTGTCGAGTACTTTTCCACGCAGGTTGAAGCTGAAATCTTTCAAGCTGACTACAATAAATTTCATTTCCATCGCTCCCTTCCAGGTCATCAGATAACGCTTGCTGAGCTCTATTACCGTTGGCTTCCTGCTCATACGGTCAACACCGCACCATCGCAGTCAACACTTGACAGCTACACCAATTCATTCAAGCACTTGGTTCCTCTTCACTATGAGCCATTCCAAAGTCTAAAATATGCAGACTACCAGAAAATTCTTGATTCCATGCGAAAGAGCGGGCTGTCTTACAGTTCTCTGAAGAAAGTCCGCTCTTTGATTTCGTTACTTGAAAAATATGCTGTGAAAATTGAGTTGATAAATAAATGCTACGCTCCCCTGCTATCAATCGGCAAGAATAAGGCTGTACATCCACACCATCCATTCAGTCGGCAGAAAATTAATCGGCTTTGGGCACACTGCGATGAGCCCGGTGTTGATACGGTGCTCATTCTGCTTTACACCGGTATGCGTGTTGGCGAGATGCTGGCACTCCAGAAGAATGATGTGAACCTCCGGCAGGGATACATGCGTATTACAAAAAGCAAGACCGTTTCCGGCATCAGAACCATCCCCATCCATCATCGGATTTTCCCTCTCATTACAAACCGTATGAAATCAATCGGTGTGCATCTGATAGCGGATTCCAAAGGAAAGCAATATGACTACAGTCGCTATTGCCAGCTTTGGCGTGATGTCATGCACTCCATCAAAGCTGATGGTCATACAACCCACGACTGCCGCCATACTGTAGCAACACTGCTGGACAATGCAGGAGCCAATGAAACAGCAAAACGGCGTGTATTAGGTCATGCCGGAGGAGATGTGACTGAAAGGGTTTACACACACAAGGGCTTGCGACAGCTACGAAAATGCATAGAGCTGCTAAAGTAG
- a CDS encoding phage holin family protein yields the protein MEFMGQIYWYAYKSICNITTGWPFKLAGGAVLLVVARHAALFTAFSLLVVLDLFAKFIALSYEMIKTQGTESPSLLESIKAIPEAHRQRIINSHEMKTQFSGKVIVYIIAVMAAGIVDFIVGHANFSQIVIAYLASTELLSIIENLDDAGVSAVHDLVGLIKRKRA from the coding sequence ATGGAATTCATGGGGCAGATTTACTGGTACGCTTACAAATCAATTTGCAACATTACAACAGGATGGCCATTCAAACTGGCTGGCGGAGCAGTGCTACTAGTCGTTGCACGGCATGCCGCCTTATTTACGGCTTTTTCACTGCTCGTTGTACTTGATTTATTCGCTAAATTCATTGCGTTGTCTTACGAGATGATAAAAACTCAGGGCACTGAAAGCCCATCGCTGCTGGAATCAATCAAAGCGATCCCAGAAGCACATCGGCAGCGGATTATCAACTCGCATGAGATGAAGACGCAGTTTTCCGGGAAAGTTATTGTCTACATCATTGCTGTTATGGCAGCTGGAATTGTAGATTTTATAGTTGGCCATGCAAACTTTAGTCAGATAGTCATCGCTTACCTGGCATCGACGGAGCTTCTGAGCATTATCGAAAATCTTGACGATGCAGGTGTATCCGCCGTGCATGATTTAGTCGGGTTAATCAAAAGAAAGAGGGCGTAA
- a CDS encoding glycoside hydrolase family 25 protein has product MNVIDLSDWNENVDWSRFIDHGIGGVIVKISEGRTLSELFAKNIAGAAARGLPWGVYCFSHAQTTERAKEEAQTVIDALDTLGYGTPDLGIWLDIEAPEVVGQNADDVTAICSAFISACNAAGYSAGIYASLSTLTDCINVNDLADYVPYWCAQYAEKCDFLDYYPDNRLTGWQCTDSYIIDGNTYDLSVWY; this is encoded by the coding sequence ATGAATGTTATCGATTTATCAGACTGGAATGAAAATGTCGACTGGTCCCGTTTCATTGACCACGGCATTGGCGGTGTAATCGTGAAAATTTCAGAGGGCCGCACTCTTAGCGAACTGTTTGCAAAGAATATTGCGGGAGCCGCTGCTCGTGGGCTCCCGTGGGGCGTCTATTGTTTCTCTCATGCACAAACGACAGAACGGGCGAAAGAAGAAGCCCAGACAGTAATCGACGCATTGGATACTTTAGGATATGGAACACCGGACTTAGGAATCTGGCTCGACATCGAGGCTCCAGAAGTAGTAGGGCAGAATGCTGATGACGTGACCGCAATTTGCAGCGCATTCATATCCGCTTGCAATGCCGCCGGCTATAGCGCCGGGATCTATGCGAGCCTCTCAACATTGACAGACTGCATCAACGTTAATGATCTGGCAGACTATGTGCCGTACTGGTGCGCTCAGTATGCCGAAAAATGCGACTTCCTGGATTATTACCCTGACAATAGACTTACAGGGTGGCAGTGCACAGACAGCTACATTATAGACGGGAACACTTATGATCTGTCAGTTTGGTACTAG
- a CDS encoding tyrosine-type recombinase/integrase: MHHTPHECRHTLATMLDRSGANETAVKMILGHARTGVTKGVYTHKTLADLRKAINKV, encoded by the coding sequence ATGCACCACACGCCCCATGAGTGCCGCCACACGCTGGCCACCATGCTCGACAGATCAGGGGCCAATGAAACGGCCGTCAAGATGATACTCGGACACGCCCGCACGGGAGTGACGAAAGGCGTTTACACACATAAAACCTTGGCGGATTTGAGGAAAGCCATCAATAAAGTGTGA
- the gyrA gene encoding DNA gyrase subunit A has product MEDWKEGKIISTPLEAQMKNSYIDYAMSVIVTRALPDVRDGLKPVHRRILYAMNESGMLPGKAYKKSARIVGDVLGKYHPHGDTAVYESAVRMAQDFSTRYPLIDGHGNFGSVDGDSAAAMRYTEMRMAKITVEMLRDIDKNTVDFVPNYDGSLQEPVVLPSRIPNLLVNGSYGIAVGMATNIPPHNLNEVIDGLCAMIDNPEITVDELMKYIKGPDFPTAAIIQGHKGIEDTYRTGRGSITVRARTDIEEMPHGKNRIVVTEIPYQVNKARLIETIADLSRQKVLDGITALRDESDRTGMRIAIELRADVNPEIMLNNLFKHTQMQINFGAIMLALVDGHPRILNLRQILYYYLKHQEEVVTRRTQYELDKAKAKAHILEGLLIALDHIDEVIRTIRESRTDDIARASLMEKFGLSEKQATAILDMRLRRLTGLERDKLEQDYKDVLETIDYLTDLLSSRDKLMGVVKDELLDEKKNFGDERRTEIAEASNDFTMTDLIPDEPMTITLTKQNYIKRMDSADIRVQRKGGRGVSGMKMKDEDYVWKLLSTSTHNRILLFTNKGKVYMKTAVEFPKSGRTARGSALINFIPGLAPDERVTELLDIDAGDKDMKYLLMVTKKGYIKKTEISEYKNINKNGLIAVRLNDGDRLVTVLAVKGDEEIIIGTRQGMAIRFSIGDDEVRTMGRATAGVHAIRLSDDDGELDEVVGAVLATDKDIFTISADGNAKRNKSSAYHLQGRNGRGVRNFKKGYEVVALVAADDNDELVGVSEQGITIKTKASQISSKKARAGQGVILQRLEDGDRIASIDVISSDDDVDEDEE; this is encoded by the coding sequence ATGGAGGATTGGAAAGAAGGTAAAATCATCTCGACGCCCCTTGAGGCGCAGATGAAAAATTCCTACATCGACTATGCGATGTCCGTCATCGTGACGCGCGCACTGCCTGATGTCAGGGATGGCTTGAAACCGGTTCACCGCCGCATCCTGTATGCGATGAATGAATCGGGCATGCTGCCGGGCAAGGCTTACAAGAAGTCCGCCCGTATCGTCGGCGATGTCCTCGGTAAGTATCACCCGCACGGCGACACAGCAGTGTATGAATCCGCTGTCCGCATGGCGCAGGATTTCTCTACCAGATATCCGCTGATCGACGGCCACGGCAACTTCGGTTCTGTCGACGGCGACTCCGCGGCTGCTATGCGTTATACCGAAATGCGTATGGCAAAGATCACGGTGGAAATGCTCCGCGACATTGATAAGAATACGGTCGATTTCGTACCGAACTACGATGGATCCCTGCAGGAACCAGTCGTTCTTCCGTCCAGAATTCCGAACCTTCTCGTCAATGGTTCTTACGGCATCGCTGTCGGCATGGCAACGAACATTCCGCCGCACAACTTGAATGAAGTCATCGACGGCCTCTGTGCTATGATCGACAATCCGGAAATCACGGTCGATGAGCTGATGAAGTACATCAAGGGCCCGGATTTCCCGACGGCTGCTATCATCCAGGGCCACAAGGGCATCGAAGACACGTACCGCACCGGCCGCGGCAGCATCACTGTCCGTGCCAGAACGGATATCGAAGAAATGCCGCATGGCAAGAACCGTATCGTCGTAACGGAAATTCCGTACCAGGTCAACAAGGCGCGCCTCATTGAGACAATCGCCGACCTGTCCAGACAGAAGGTCCTGGACGGCATCACGGCTCTGCGCGATGAATCCGACAGAACGGGCATGCGTATTGCTATCGAGCTCCGCGCTGACGTGAACCCGGAAATCATGCTGAACAATCTCTTCAAGCATACACAGATGCAGATCAACTTCGGTGCTATCATGCTGGCGCTCGTTGACGGACATCCGCGTATCCTGAATCTGCGCCAGATCCTGTACTACTACCTGAAGCATCAGGAAGAAGTCGTCACCAGAAGAACGCAGTATGAACTGGACAAGGCAAAGGCCAAAGCCCACATTTTGGAAGGCTTGCTGATCGCTCTTGATCATATCGATGAAGTCATCCGTACGATCAGAGAGTCCCGCACGGACGACATCGCAAGAGCTTCCCTGATGGAAAAATTCGGCCTTTCTGAAAAACAGGCTACCGCGATCCTCGATATGCGTCTCAGAAGACTGACCGGTCTGGAACGCGACAAGCTGGAACAGGATTATAAGGATGTGTTGGAAACGATTGATTACCTGACCGATCTCCTCTCCAGCCGTGACAAGCTGATGGGCGTAGTCAAGGATGAACTCCTCGATGAGAAGAAGAACTTCGGCGATGAACGCCGTACGGAAATCGCTGAAGCTTCGAACGATTTCACGATGACCGATCTCATCCCGGATGAACCGATGACGATTACGCTGACAAAGCAGAACTATATCAAACGCATGGATTCCGCTGATATCCGCGTCCAGAGAAAGGGCGGCCGCGGCGTATCCGGCATGAAGATGAAGGATGAGGACTATGTCTGGAAGCTCCTCAGCACCTCCACTCATAACAGGATCCTCCTCTTCACGAACAAGGGCAAAGTCTACATGAAGACAGCCGTCGAATTCCCGAAGTCGGGCAGAACGGCAAGAGGCAGCGCTCTCATCAACTTCATCCCGGGTCTTGCTCCGGATGAAAGGGTGACCGAGCTCCTCGATATCGATGCAGGCGATAAGGATATGAAGTACCTGCTCATGGTCACGAAGAAGGGCTATATCAAGAAGACGGAAATTTCCGAATACAAGAACATCAACAAGAACGGCCTGATCGCTGTCCGTCTGAATGATGGCGACCGTCTCGTCACTGTCCTTGCTGTCAAGGGTGATGAGGAAATCATCATCGGCACCCGTCAGGGCATGGCTATCCGCTTCTCCATCGGAGACGATGAAGTCCGCACGATGGGCCGCGCTACCGCAGGTGTCCATGCAATCCGCCTCTCTGATGACGACGGCGAGCTCGACGAAGTCGTAGGCGCAGTTCTTGCTACGGATAAGGATATCTTCACGATTTCCGCTGACGGCAATGCGAAGAGAAACAAGTCCTCCGCATACCATCTCCAGGGAAGAAACGGACGCGGTGTCCGCAACTTCAAGAAGGGGTACGAAGTCGTCGCTCTCGTAGCCGCTGATGACAATGATGAACTCGTCGGTGTATCCGAACAGGGCATCACCATCAAGACAAAGGCCAGTCAGATCTCCAGCAAGAAGGCAAGAGCCGGCCAGGGCGTCATCCTCCAGAGACTGGAAGACGGCGACCGCATCGCATCGATCGATGTCATTTCCAGCGATGACGACGTCGATGAAGACGAAGAATAA
- a CDS encoding adenosylcobalamin-dependent ribonucleoside-diphosphate reductase: protein MNHWYDNEISQGILREKYYHKGETNPEQFMDRVSSIFDDDLRPRVRGYLEEASFCPAGRALYAAGSKGKFKVSLSNCYILPSPKDDLESIFKSNYEIARIFSYGGGIGINISGLRPKGSEVRNVARTSTGAVSFMKIFNVTGEVISQNGRRGAMMVGLNCDHPDIYEFLHIKQNEEKLSSMNISILFTDEFMEAVKNDTDYTLRYHVESTGENIERVIRARDFFMEFCETQWDWGDPGALFSDRLNDYHLLAGYPEYKIEITNPCGEFGGNAYNACNLASINLYSMIDDKFSDEPKLNEEKFRQTVYDGIAALDEIVSYGYDIQPLDENRTCIDDWRSLGLGLFGVADALVAMKLKYGSEKANAFMGEVMKMMLLTALRSSCDRAKKLGTFGKYRWEATKQSPVMDLVKELDPELYEDIHQHGLRNGTLLAIAPTGTISLLMGSYSGGCEPLYKISYERTTHKMEDVHGSFRVYAHSVKDLLEYHNLPLNLTDEEIIERFPWIVESHEVPFDDRVKLQAVMQKYVDNSISSTVNLKHDATPEDIFQIYMDAWESGCKGITAFRDGCRRGNILGVDENAKADEKKADGKVEKVNFEPKKQEPTCPHCGSHQIHVEGHCTTCNECGWSTCSLVEGA from the coding sequence ATGAATCACTGGTACGATAATGAAATCAGCCAAGGCATCTTGAGAGAGAAGTATTATCACAAGGGTGAAACAAACCCTGAACAGTTCATGGACCGCGTCAGTTCTATTTTTGATGATGACCTGCGTCCAAGAGTGAGAGGATATCTGGAAGAAGCTTCCTTCTGTCCGGCAGGCCGCGCTCTCTATGCTGCAGGCTCCAAGGGCAAGTTCAAAGTTTCCCTTTCCAACTGCTATATCCTTCCTTCTCCGAAGGATGATCTGGAATCGATCTTCAAGTCCAACTACGAGATCGCCCGCATTTTCTCTTACGGCGGCGGCATCGGCATCAACATTTCCGGCCTTCGTCCAAAGGGCAGTGAAGTAAGAAACGTTGCAAGAACTTCTACAGGCGCTGTTTCCTTCATGAAGATTTTCAACGTGACTGGCGAAGTCATCAGCCAGAACGGCAGAAGAGGCGCTATGATGGTCGGACTGAACTGCGATCATCCGGACATCTATGAATTCCTGCATATCAAACAGAATGAAGAAAAGCTGTCTTCTATGAACATTTCCATCCTCTTCACGGATGAATTCATGGAAGCTGTCAAGAATGATACAGACTACACTCTCCGCTACCATGTAGAATCCACCGGCGAAAATATCGAACGCGTCATCCGCGCAAGAGATTTCTTCATGGAATTCTGCGAAACCCAGTGGGACTGGGGTGATCCGGGCGCGCTTTTCTCTGACCGCCTGAATGATTACCATCTGCTGGCCGGCTATCCGGAATACAAGATTGAAATCACCAACCCATGCGGCGAATTCGGCGGCAATGCTTACAACGCATGCAACCTGGCAAGCATCAATCTCTACAGCATGATCGATGACAAGTTCAGCGATGAACCGAAGCTGAATGAAGAAAAATTCCGTCAGACTGTTTATGACGGCATCGCAGCTCTCGATGAAATTGTTTCCTATGGCTATGACATTCAACCGCTCGATGAAAACAGAACCTGCATCGACGACTGGAGATCCCTGGGACTTGGCCTCTTCGGCGTAGCAGATGCTCTCGTTGCCATGAAACTGAAATATGGCAGCGAAAAGGCAAATGCATTCATGGGCGAAGTCATGAAGATGATGCTCCTGACAGCTCTCCGCTCTTCCTGCGACAGAGCCAAGAAGCTCGGCACCTTCGGCAAGTACCGCTGGGAAGCTACCAAGCAGTCCCCAGTCATGGATCTTGTGAAGGAACTGGATCCGGAGCTGTATGAAGACATTCATCAGCATGGCCTCAGAAACGGCACACTGCTTGCCATTGCTCCTACCGGCACCATCTCCCTCCTGATGGGCAGCTATTCTGGTGGATGCGAACCGCTCTACAAGATTTCCTACGAAAGAACCACGCATAAGATGGAAGATGTACACGGCAGCTTCCGCGTCTATGCGCACAGCGTCAAGGACCTCCTTGAATACCACAACCTTCCGCTCAACCTGACCGATGAAGAAATCATCGAACGTTTCCCGTGGATCGTAGAAAGCCATGAAGTGCCTTTCGATGACCGCGTGAAGCTCCAGGCAGTCATGCAGAAGTATGTAGACAACTCCATTTCCAGTACCGTCAACCTGAAGCACGATGCAACTCCGGAAGATATCTTCCAGATCTACATGGATGCATGGGAAAGCGGATGCAAGGGCATCACAGCATTCCGCGACGGCTGCCGCCGCGGCAACATCCTGGGCGTCGATGAAAACGCCAAGGCTGATGAAAAGAAAGCTGACGGCAAGGTAGAAAAGGTTAATTTCGAACCTAAGAAACAGGAACCGACCTGCCCGCACTGCGGATCCCACCAGATCCACGTCGAAGGCCACTGCACCACCTGCAACGAATGCGGATGGTCCACCTGCAGCCTCGTCGAAGGAGCTTGA
- a CDS encoding IS1182 family transposase, producing the protein MKNNNTSNHFTAEQGILPMFPSEILNVDDPVLMYDRFMEEIDLKKYLRYIPTRGAGRPRYNPVNMLKTIIYGFAEEGYCSFRKLEDNCRVNIRYMYLMNYEAPSYRTFCHFVKGFLKYSLKDIFYSITKELCGKLNVDLQHIYIDGSKFEANANKYSWVWKKSAEKSRYKLFAKITSLFELLNDDLKYDHMSVNINTEYAPDYLRLVLDKLKEIWQIDETAFVHGSGHRKSDHQRKYEQLKAYTSKLEEYVEKIQICGTSRNSYSKTDTDATFMRIKSDYMGNDQLLPAYNVQIGVADEFIAVIDVNQYRSDMDCFVPLMEEFHEVYGAYPKYPVADAGYGSFNNYIYCEQHGMEKYMKFPMYKKETKDKKYHTNPFRPINFRVDENGTIRCPNDRAFKFIYRHLVRGNLYGRQEEVFECEDCQGCPLAEQCKKTPKNKRISLSRERNNMYQEVQDNLESIHGALLRMNRSIQAEGTFGIMKHDRWYKRIVRKGIDSVKAELYLVALGYNLRKYITKIMRIRIAA; encoded by the coding sequence ATGAAAAATAACAACACTAGCAATCATTTTACCGCAGAACAAGGCATTTTGCCAATGTTTCCCTCTGAGATTCTCAATGTCGATGATCCTGTTTTAATGTATGACAGATTTATGGAGGAAATCGATCTTAAAAAGTACCTTCGTTACATACCGACGCGTGGCGCTGGCAGACCCAGGTATAATCCCGTCAACATGCTGAAAACGATCATCTATGGTTTCGCAGAAGAAGGATATTGCTCTTTTAGAAAACTTGAAGATAATTGCAGGGTTAATATCAGATATATGTACCTGATGAATTATGAAGCCCCATCCTATCGGACATTCTGTCATTTCGTGAAGGGCTTTCTTAAGTATTCTCTCAAGGATATCTTTTATTCAATTACGAAAGAACTCTGCGGCAAACTCAACGTGGATTTGCAGCATATATATATTGACGGTTCCAAGTTTGAAGCGAACGCAAATAAATACAGCTGGGTATGGAAGAAATCCGCTGAAAAATCCCGCTACAAGCTTTTTGCCAAGATTACCAGCCTTTTTGAGTTACTCAATGATGATCTTAAGTATGACCATATGAGTGTAAACATCAATACAGAATACGCTCCGGACTATCTGCGTCTGGTATTGGATAAATTAAAAGAAATCTGGCAGATTGATGAGACGGCCTTTGTTCATGGAAGCGGGCATCGCAAGTCCGATCATCAACGCAAGTATGAGCAGCTTAAGGCATATACATCAAAACTTGAAGAATATGTTGAGAAGATACAGATATGCGGTACTTCCAGAAACAGTTATTCGAAGACCGATACGGATGCAACATTCATGCGAATCAAGTCGGACTACATGGGAAATGATCAGCTTCTGCCTGCATACAATGTCCAAATAGGTGTTGCCGATGAATTTATTGCCGTAATTGATGTTAACCAGTATCGTTCAGATATGGATTGCTTCGTACCGCTGATGGAGGAATTCCACGAAGTCTATGGGGCTTATCCTAAGTATCCTGTGGCAGATGCAGGATATGGATCTTTCAACAATTACATCTATTGCGAGCAGCACGGTATGGAAAAGTATATGAAATTCCCCATGTACAAGAAAGAAACGAAAGACAAGAAATACCATACCAATCCGTTTCGGCCAATAAACTTTAGAGTTGATGAGAATGGAACCATCCGTTGTCCAAATGACAGGGCTTTCAAATTTATCTATAGACATCTGGTCAGAGGGAACTTATACGGCAGGCAGGAGGAAGTATTTGAATGCGAAGACTGCCAAGGATGCCCGCTGGCAGAGCAATGTAAAAAGACCCCGAAGAACAAAAGAATCTCATTGAGCAGAGAACGGAATAACATGTACCAGGAGGTTCAGGATAATCTGGAAAGCATCCATGGAGCCCTGCTAAGAATGAACCGGTCAATCCAGGCTGAAGGAACTTTTGGAATCATGAAACATGACAGATGGTACAAAAGAATCGTCAGAAAAGGGATAGATTCTGTAAAAGCCGAGTTATACCTGGTAGCACTTGGCTATAATTTAAGGAAATACATCACAAAAATAATGCGTATAAGGATTGCCGCCTAA
- a CDS encoding lyase family protein, translating to MKKSLMALTLCALMSGSIIFAADQTPRDNFYWLGQINKASDIINTDEGLLTPAEGKNIAHGIQKVLDEGNKPGGPRPTNVVAFEPYLIQAAGPEVTKIHAGRSSQDMLTTVGIMEQREHLMAMAKELDNVQRSLIKLAEENKDTIIPNYTNGVAAQPNSLAHHLIAYANAYNRDMQRVREYYARLNRSPMGSMVLNGTGWPLDRDRMADYLGFDSIAYNTYDAGQIFPQEAPIETGGITNAIAIHTTSFIEEIMQQYAQPRPWILLKEGGGNTYVSSAMPQKRNPGILNSCRTDASTLLGMSVEAAFRSHNIPAGMADGRLSGRMDIVPQATKVLSEFDRILNNLVIHPDRSLEELNLDWTCSQEIADQLMKKYGIPFRVGHHFASDVVTYARANNITPADFSYEDAKTIYAKSVADVAKEDPSIPKTFPMTAEEWKNAKDPVAIVHNRAVKGGPQPSELNKMIEMAKKDLANNEAWVASTENQLSQSEKKLNNDFDQMLK from the coding sequence ATGAAAAAATCATTGATGGCGCTCACGCTCTGCGCGCTGATGTCCGGCTCGATCATTTTTGCTGCTGACCAGACACCCAGAGACAACTTTTACTGGCTCGGCCAGATCAATAAAGCTTCTGATATCATCAATACCGATGAAGGGCTCCTGACCCCTGCTGAAGGCAAGAACATTGCCCATGGCATCCAGAAGGTCCTTGATGAAGGAAACAAGCCGGGCGGCCCGCGTCCGACGAATGTCGTCGCTTTCGAACCATACCTCATCCAGGCAGCAGGCCCGGAAGTCACGAAGATCCATGCCGGCCGTTCTTCCCAGGATATGCTGACGACCGTCGGCATCATGGAACAGAGAGAACATCTCATGGCCATGGCCAAAGAGCTCGACAACGTGCAGCGTTCCCTGATCAAGCTGGCTGAAGAAAACAAGGACACCATCATCCCGAACTATACGAACGGCGTCGCTGCCCAGCCAAACAGCCTGGCTCACCACCTCATCGCTTATGCCAATGCATACAACCGCGACATGCAGCGTGTCAGAGAATATTATGCCCGCCTCAATCGCTCTCCGATGGGCTCCATGGTCCTGAACGGCACCGGCTGGCCGCTTGACCGCGACCGCATGGCCGATTACCTCGGCTTTGACTCCATCGCCTACAATACGTACGATGCAGGACAGATTTTCCCGCAGGAAGCGCCGATTGAAACAGGCGGTATCACGAATGCCATCGCCATCCACACGACAAGCTTCATTGAAGAAATCATGCAGCAGTACGCACAGCCGCGTCCGTGGATTCTTCTTAAAGAAGGCGGCGGAAATACATATGTCTCCTCCGCTATGCCGCAGAAGAGAAATCCCGGCATCCTGAACTCCTGCCGCACTGACGCTTCCACGCTCCTTGGCATGTCTGTCGAAGCAGCATTCCGCTCCCACAACATTCCTGCCGGCATGGCTGACGGACGTCTGAGTGGAAGAATGGACATCGTACCGCAGGCAACGAAAGTCCTCTCCGAATTCGACCGCATCCTGAACAACCTTGTCATCCATCCGGACCGTTCGCTCGAAGAACTGAATCTTGACTGGACCTGCTCGCAGGAAATTGCCGACCAGCTCATGAAGAAATACGGCATCCCCTTCCGCGTAGGCCACCACTTCGCTTCTGATGTCGTTACCTATGCAAGAGCCAACAACATCACTCCGGCTGACTTCTCCTATGAAGATGCCAAGACCATCTATGCTAAATCCGTAGCCGATGTTGCCAAGGAAGACCCATCCATCCCGAAGACCTTCCCGATGACAGCAGAAGAATGGAAGAATGCAAAGGATCCCGTTGCTATCGTTCACAACCGCGCCGTCAAAGGCGGGCCGCAGCCATCTGAACTCAATAAGATGATCGAGATGGCAAAGAAGGACCTTGCCAACAACGAAGCATGGGTTGCATCCACAGAAAACCAGCTGAGCCAGTCCGAGAAGAAACTGAATAATGATTTCGATCAGATGCTGAAATAA
- the ylxM gene encoding YlxM family DNA-binding protein — MALSSLYNDKRYGDAMSLENVVQNGELLDCYGELLTPRQRECLDLYYNENLTLAEIAEYFHISRQAVHDAMRHGEEQLRTYESALHLAEARIRRQKAAESLEGMIPEAKKSEAEPLLRILTE; from the coding sequence ATGGCACTCTCCTCCCTGTATAATGATAAACGTTATGGTGATGCTATGTCTTTAGAAAATGTAGTTCAGAACGGCGAGCTCCTTGATTGTTACGGCGAGCTCCTGACGCCAAGGCAGCGTGAATGCCTGGACTTGTATTACAATGAGAATCTCACGTTGGCTGAGATTGCGGAATATTTTCATATTTCCCGCCAGGCGGTGCATGATGCCATGCGCCATGGCGAGGAGCAGCTCCGGACGTATGAGTCCGCCCTTCATCTGGCGGAGGCAAGGATCCGGAGACAGAAAGCGGCCGAATCGCTGGAGGGTATGATCCCTGAAGCGAAGAAGAGCGAAGCGGAACCGCTGCTGCGGATTTTGACGGAATGA